A section of the Rhizobium sp. SSA_523 genome encodes:
- a CDS encoding iron-containing alcohol dehydrogenase — protein sequence MNITANWSYPTAVKLGRGRIKELAEACTSLGMKKPLLVTDRGLAGMAITQGALDVLEEGGLGRALFADVDPNPNEINLEAGIKAYRDGGHDGVVAFGGGSGLDLGKCVAFMVGQDRPVWDFEDIGDWWTRASTKDIAPIVAVPTTAGTGSEVGRASVITNSKTHVKKIIFHPRFLPGVVICDPELTMGMPKAITAGTGMDAFAHCLEAYCSPFFHPMSQGIALEGMRLVKEFLPRAYREGTDLEARTNMMAAAAMGAVAFQKGLGAIHALSHPIGAVYNTHHGMTNAVVMPPVLTFNREAIEEKIERAAAYLGISGGFDGFFDYVLSLRAELNVPANLTAMGITPERIDELSAMALEDPSCGGNPVKMTPDNTKALLRACF from the coding sequence ATGAACATCACTGCCAACTGGAGCTATCCCACCGCTGTCAAGCTGGGCCGCGGCCGCATCAAGGAACTGGCGGAGGCCTGCACGTCGCTCGGCATGAAAAAACCGCTTCTCGTAACCGATCGCGGCCTTGCCGGCATGGCGATCACCCAGGGCGCGCTCGACGTTCTGGAGGAGGGAGGGCTTGGCCGCGCATTGTTTGCCGATGTCGACCCAAACCCCAACGAGATCAATCTCGAGGCCGGCATCAAGGCCTATCGTGACGGTGGCCATGACGGTGTCGTGGCGTTCGGCGGCGGCTCTGGCCTCGATCTCGGCAAATGCGTGGCCTTCATGGTCGGCCAGGATCGGCCCGTCTGGGACTTCGAGGATATTGGCGACTGGTGGACGCGCGCCAGCACGAAAGACATCGCGCCCATCGTGGCGGTGCCGACGACGGCCGGTACCGGGTCCGAAGTCGGTCGCGCTTCGGTCATCACCAATTCCAAAACGCATGTTAAGAAGATCATCTTCCACCCGAGATTCCTGCCGGGCGTCGTCATCTGCGATCCGGAGCTGACCATGGGCATGCCCAAGGCGATTACCGCCGGCACCGGCATGGATGCCTTCGCGCATTGCCTGGAAGCCTATTGCTCGCCCTTCTTCCACCCCATGAGCCAGGGCATTGCGCTGGAAGGCATGCGGCTGGTGAAGGAATTCCTGCCCCGTGCCTATCGCGAAGGCACGGATCTGGAGGCGAGAACGAATATGATGGCCGCAGCCGCCATGGGCGCCGTCGCCTTCCAGAAAGGTCTCGGCGCCATTCATGCGCTGTCGCATCCGATCGGCGCCGTCTACAACACCCATCACGGCATGACCAATGCCGTTGTCATGCCGCCCGTTCTCACCTTCAACCGCGAAGCAATCGAGGAGAAGATCGAGCGCGCGGCGGCCTATCTCGGTATTTCCGGCGGCTTTGACGGCTTCTTCGATTACGTTCTGTCGCTCAGGGCCGAGTTGAACGTACCGGCCAATCTGACGGCCATGGGGATCACGCCGGAGCGGATCGACGAGCTTTCGGCCATGGCGCTCGAAGATCCCTCTTGCGGCGGCAATCCGGTGAAGATGACGCCGGACAATACGAAGGCCCTGCTGCGCGCCTGCTTCTGA
- a CDS encoding aldehyde dehydrogenase family protein, whose amino-acid sequence MSMIQCISPVDGSVYAERPALTPNEATAVVERARKAQKNWARRPLEERVQLVLKGVARLNEMVDEVVPELAWMMGRPVRYGGEFKGFNERSNYVAAVAAEALAPIEIESSSAFTRRITREPHGVVFVIAPWNYPYMTAINTIAPALMAGNTVILKHAAQTLLVGERMVRAFVEAGMPEDVFQNVFLDHATSEELIAAGAFDFINFTGSVAGGRAVERAAAGTFTGLGLELGGKDPGYVMEDADLDAAVDTLMDGATYNSGQCCCGIERIYVHESLYDAFVEKSVAWVSNYKLGNPLDKETTLGPMANARFAKTVREQVADAVARGARALIDPGLFPQDDGGAYLMPQVLVDVDHSMDFMREETFGPAVGIMKVGSDAEALELMNDCKYGLTVSLWTKDEERAARLGAGLETGTVFMNRCDYLDPALVWTGVKETGRGGSLSVLGFHNLTRPKSYHFKKA is encoded by the coding sequence ATGTCGATGATTCAATGTATTTCGCCGGTGGATGGTTCGGTCTATGCCGAGCGGCCGGCACTGACCCCGAACGAGGCGACGGCTGTCGTCGAACGTGCCCGGAAGGCGCAGAAGAATTGGGCCAGGCGTCCGCTTGAGGAGCGCGTGCAGCTCGTTCTCAAAGGCGTGGCGCGGTTGAACGAGATGGTCGACGAGGTGGTGCCGGAGCTTGCCTGGATGATGGGGCGGCCGGTGCGCTATGGCGGCGAGTTCAAGGGGTTCAACGAACGCTCGAATTATGTGGCGGCCGTCGCGGCCGAAGCGCTGGCGCCGATCGAGATCGAGAGCAGTTCGGCCTTTACCCGTCGCATTACCCGCGAACCGCATGGTGTCGTCTTCGTCATCGCGCCGTGGAACTACCCCTATATGACGGCGATCAACACGATCGCGCCGGCACTGATGGCCGGCAATACGGTGATACTCAAGCATGCCGCGCAGACCCTTCTGGTGGGAGAGCGGATGGTGCGGGCTTTCGTCGAGGCCGGCATGCCGGAGGATGTTTTCCAGAACGTCTTCCTCGACCATGCGACCTCGGAGGAGCTGATCGCCGCAGGCGCCTTCGATTTCATCAACTTCACCGGGTCGGTGGCCGGGGGCCGGGCTGTGGAGCGTGCCGCCGCCGGCACCTTCACCGGCCTCGGCCTCGAGCTCGGCGGCAAGGATCCGGGCTATGTGATGGAGGATGCCGATCTGGACGCCGCCGTCGACACGCTGATGGACGGCGCGACCTATAATTCCGGCCAATGCTGCTGCGGCATCGAGCGCATCTATGTGCATGAAAGCCTCTACGACGCCTTTGTCGAAAAATCTGTCGCCTGGGTCTCCAATTACAAGCTCGGCAATCCGCTCGACAAGGAAACGACGCTTGGCCCTATGGCCAATGCGCGGTTTGCGAAAACGGTGCGTGAGCAGGTGGCCGATGCCGTGGCCAGGGGCGCCAGGGCGCTCATCGATCCCGGTCTCTTCCCGCAGGATGATGGCGGCGCCTATCTGATGCCGCAGGTGCTGGTGGATGTGGATCACTCGATGGACTTCATGCGCGAGGAGACCTTCGGTCCCGCTGTCGGCATCATGAAGGTCGGCAGCGATGCCGAAGCGCTCGAGCTGATGAATGACTGCAAATACGGGCTGACCGTCTCGCTCTGGACGAAGGACGAGGAGCGTGCCGCCCGCCTTGGTGCCGGGCTGGAGACCGGAACCGTCTTCATGAACCGTTGCGATTATCTCGATCCTGCTTTGGTCTGGACGGGCGTGAAGGAAACCGGGCGCGGCGGCTCGCTCTCCGTTCTCGGCTTTCACAACCTGACCCGGCCGAAATCCTATCACTTCAAGAAAGCCTGA
- a CDS encoding glutamine synthetase family protein, whose amino-acid sequence MTTIYTFDDLKIDVSAGRIDTVIAAQVDMQGRLMGKRFQAEYFVESAWKETHSCNYLLATDMEMETVSGYKATSWEKGYGDYTMRPDLSTLRKLPWLEGSALVLCDVLDHHGHEEVAHSPRAILKRQVQRLDAMGLSALMATELEFFLFDQTFEAARDSGYRNLKLSSAYNEDYHIFQTTKEEEVMRAVRTGLQGAGIPVENSKGEASAGQAEINVRYAPALTMADRHVVIKNAVKEIAWSKGRSVTFLAKWHNAAAGSSSHIHQSLWSDDGKTPLFYDAEAPHGMSELMKQYVAGLLAYAGDYTYFLAPYINSYKRFVAGTFAPTKLVWSKDNRTAGFRLCGEKTKGIRIECRIGGSDLNPYLAMAALLAAGIKGIEDGLELEPAFEGDAYGGSGIGEIPRSLRDASVRLKGSAMLRQAFGDDVVDHYVRAAEWEQEEFDRKVTDWEVARGFERA is encoded by the coding sequence ATGACCACCATCTACACATTCGACGACCTCAAGATCGACGTTTCGGCGGGACGCATCGATACCGTCATCGCCGCCCAGGTCGACATGCAAGGTCGCCTGATGGGCAAGCGGTTCCAGGCCGAATATTTCGTCGAGAGCGCCTGGAAGGAGACCCATAGCTGCAACTACCTTCTGGCGACCGACATGGAGATGGAAACCGTTTCCGGCTACAAGGCGACCAGCTGGGAAAAGGGCTATGGCGACTATACGATGCGGCCCGATCTCTCGACGCTGCGAAAGCTGCCCTGGCTGGAAGGAAGCGCTCTCGTCCTGTGCGATGTGCTGGACCATCACGGCCATGAGGAGGTTGCGCATTCGCCGCGCGCCATCCTGAAGAGGCAGGTCCAGCGGCTGGACGCCATGGGGCTTTCGGCGCTGATGGCGACCGAGCTGGAATTCTTCCTCTTCGATCAGACCTTCGAGGCGGCGCGCGACAGCGGCTATCGCAATCTCAAGCTCTCCAGCGCCTATAACGAGGATTACCACATCTTCCAGACCACCAAGGAAGAGGAGGTCATGCGCGCCGTTCGCACCGGTCTGCAGGGTGCCGGAATTCCGGTCGAAAATTCCAAGGGCGAAGCCTCGGCCGGGCAGGCGGAGATCAATGTGCGCTATGCGCCCGCCCTGACCATGGCGGATCGGCATGTGGTGATCAAGAATGCCGTGAAGGAGATCGCCTGGTCCAAGGGCCGCTCGGTGACCTTCCTTGCCAAATGGCACAATGCGGCGGCGGGCTCCTCCTCCCATATCCATCAATCGCTGTGGAGCGATGACGGCAAGACGCCGCTCTTCTACGATGCCGAGGCGCCTCACGGCATGTCCGAGCTGATGAAGCAGTATGTGGCCGGCCTGCTCGCCTATGCCGGCGACTATACCTATTTCCTCGCGCCCTACATCAATTCCTACAAACGCTTCGTCGCAGGCACGTTTGCGCCGACGAAGCTCGTCTGGAGCAAGGACAACCGCACCGCCGGCTTCCGCCTCTGCGGCGAAAAAACCAAGGGCATCCGGATCGAATGCCGCATTGGCGGCTCCGACCTCAACCCTTATCTCGCCATGGCGGCGCTCCTGGCGGCCGGCATCAAGGGGATAGAGGACGGGCTGGAGCTGGAGCCCGCTTTCGAAGGCGATGCCTATGGCGGGTCAGGGATAGGCGAGATCCCGCGCAGCCTGCGCGACGCATCGGTCCGGCTGAAGGGTTCAGCAATGTTGCGGCAGGCCTTCGGCGATGACGTCGTGGACCATTATGTGCGCGCGGCGGAATGGGAGCAGGAAGAGTTCGACCGCAAGGTGACGGATTGGGAAGTGGCGCGCGGTTTCGAGCGGGCGTGA